In Cydia pomonella isolate Wapato2018A chromosome 1, ilCydPomo1, whole genome shotgun sequence, one genomic interval encodes:
- the LOC133525614 gene encoding uncharacterized protein LOC133525614, whose translation MEKMEATEGSAGGNVSRHREIDRTKPALAFEAMTSANKLVSSGSKGMNASIQDKSRQSGEDNSIKPHLLARIFEVFESDEDLRKESSNKRRSDSSAALSQKRKRNVAIQTNLDAAPSPKRKTNVAIQTSSDEELQRECELIFRLCRCQDHVCPGSVSVMFLDA comes from the exons ATGGAGAAAATGGAAGCAACTGAAGGGTCTGCCGGCGGTAATGTGTCCAGGCACAGAGAGATAGACCGAACAAAACCTGCATTAGCATTTGAAGCTATGACAA GTGCAAATAAACTTGTATCCTCTGGCTCCAAGGGCATGAACGCTTCTATTCAAGACAAATCAAGACAGAGTGGGGAAGACAACAGTATAAAACCACATTTACTTGCTAGAATTTTTGAGGTTTTTGAGTCTGATGAAGATTTGCGAAAAGAGAGTTCAAATAAAAGAAGATCAGATTCCAGTGCCGCACTTTCGCAGAAAAGGAAGAGAAATGTAGCCATCCAAACGAATCTCGATGCCGCACCATCGCCAAAAAGGAAGACAAACGTAGCCATCCAAACGAGTTCCGATGAGGAACTCCAAAGGGAATGCGAGCTAATATTCAGGTTGTGTCGGTGTCAGGACCATGTTTGTCCTGGTTCTGTTTCTGTTATGTTCCTTGATGCCTAG